The DNA window CCACTACGCCGTCAACCGCGCGCAGCTGACGCTGTCGGACAAGTTTCCGTTCATCTTCGCGCGCGGCACGCCGCAGGTCGAGGACGGCTTCGAGATGCTGCGGCTGGCGCGCGGCCTGTCGCAGGACGAGTTTCTGGCGGGCGCGCATTGCTACACCGTCATCAACACCAACTCGCCGCGCCAGCTCGACATTCCGATGGCGCAAGGCATCATCGACTTCGCCCGCGCGGGCCAGGTCTCCGTCATCACGCCGTTCTGCCTGGCGGGCGCCATGGCGCCGATCACGGTCGCCGGCGCGCTGACGCTGCAGCATGCCGAGGCGCTGGCCGGGCTGACGCTAGCGCAGATCGTGCGGCCGGGTGCGCCGGTCGTCTACGGCTCGTTCTCCTCCAATGTCGACATGAAATCCGGTGCGCCGGCCTTCGGCACGCCCGAGCATGTCAAGGCGACGCTGGGCGCCGGTCAGCTGGCGCGCTTCACCGGGCTGCCCTGGCGGTCCGGCGGCGGCAGCGCGGCCAACATCTCCGATGCGCAGGCCGCGCACGAAACGCAGTTCGCGCTGTGGGGCTCGGTGCTGGCCGGAGCGACGATGTGCATCCATGCCGCCGGCTGGCTTGAGGGTGGCCTCAGTGTCTCCTTCGAGAAACTGATCACCGATATCGAGGCGCTGCAGACGGTGGCTGAACTTTGTGCCGCGACGCCCGGCGACACCGATACGATCGGTTTCGAAGCGATCGCCGAGGTGCAGCCGGGCGGGCACTTCTTCTCGGCCGGCCACACCATGGCGCGCTACCGCACTGCTTTCTACGAGC is part of the Mesorhizobium loti genome and encodes:
- a CDS encoding trimethylamine methyltransferase family protein produces the protein MVDDAARDTRRERRRGRTGEAGSESSRRPNYHSLKNPFLPQPIFSDDQVASIHDTALRVLEELGIKVLLPQAREHFARAGALVDPDTDMVRIGRDMVTAALASAPKSIHAYAGSRARDLTLELGSMTFLAGCGAPNVTDLERGRRPGTLADFEDLMRLVQHFDVLHMLGPCIEPQDVDNRFRHYAVNRAQLTLSDKFPFIFARGTPQVEDGFEMLRLARGLSQDEFLAGAHCYTVINTNSPRQLDIPMAQGIIDFARAGQVSVITPFCLAGAMAPITVAGALTLQHAEALAGLTLAQIVRPGAPVVYGSFSSNVDMKSGAPAFGTPEHVKATLGAGQLARFTGLPWRSGGGSAANISDAQAAHETQFALWGSVLAGATMCIHAAGWLEGGLSVSFEKLITDIEALQTVAELCAATPGDTDTIGFEAIAEVQPGGHFFSAGHTMARYRTAFYEPLVADWSNFGNWTQSGSKTASERATGVWRRALADFVPPATAVATSGVLDEFIARRTAEGGAAPVS